tatttttaatcatttcacTCATCTGTTcgattatcatttttcaataaatcgaACTGTAATagtgagtttatttttttcgtctATCGTTTCCGTTGAAGAACAATTTCCGCACACTTCCAGGCACGTGTGTAgtagttcaaaaatgtgtgtCACAAAGTGTaagcagaagaagaaaatgaaatcggCGAAGAAGAATCTATCGACTCCTGGTACTGGTGGAAGTGTTAATCCCGAAATGAAGTCAATTTCACATTCGACAACAGCTCAATCGGGAGAGAAGGGAGCAAGCAAAATGGCAAAAGTTCCGTCCAAGGAGGTAAGAGAGGGATGGAAATATTATTAGAAGGGCGCAGATAAAAGTGGTGTTTGGCGGCGAAAccgtaaatttaaaaaaaaattcagttagtTTCGCCAATTCTCAAGAGTTTTCAGGCATTTATTATTggaaaatgacttttttcagaagagcAAGGGACCAAGGCAAAGTGATCGTGATGCAAAGGATGAACACAACGAGGCGGTGTCTCAACTCAAGAAGATTGCCGAAAAAGCTTCAGAAATGTCACATGGACCATCTGTAGCTCCACCAAGAAAACTGTAAGCACAATAATAACTAATTTCC
The nucleotide sequence above comes from Caenorhabditis elegans chromosome III. Encoded proteins:
- the ZC395.4 gene encoding uncharacterized protein (Confirmed by transcript evidence) — translated: MCVTKCKQKKKMKSAKKNLSTPGTGGSVNPEMKSISHSTTAQSGEKGASKMAKVPSKEKSKGPRQSDRDAKDEHNEAVSQLKKIAEKASEMSHGPSVAPPRKLDAKRTVTGMKESKDPEYVTLDDDFPKFEKAILKGNSKEATETRKLEITQQLSVDEKKIAGSSEKTT